Proteins from a single region of Lysinibacillus sp. JNUCC-52:
- a CDS encoding acetoin utilization AcuB family protein — MIVEEIMNEEPYTLAPTNTVLEALRLMREKKVRHLPVIDNDRHVLGVITERDIKEALPSSLKDEPNSPVFSAKVEEIMIKNPLVGHPLDFVEEVALTFYEAKVGCLPIVSGGKLVGIVTTTDLLYTYIELTGATEPGSKIEIRVSDTPGVLFEITKIFNLHHANVQSVLVYPDSENTQNKILSVRVKTLNPLAIIEELRQEGFDVLWPNLPGVSLK, encoded by the coding sequence ATGATTGTTGAAGAAATTATGAATGAGGAGCCTTACACATTGGCTCCGACCAACACTGTTCTAGAAGCACTGAGATTGATGCGCGAAAAAAAAGTTCGTCATTTACCTGTCATCGATAATGATCGGCATGTGCTAGGTGTAATTACAGAGCGCGATATTAAAGAGGCATTACCTTCCTCATTGAAAGATGAACCTAATTCTCCAGTCTTTAGCGCGAAGGTAGAAGAAATCATGATTAAAAACCCTCTTGTCGGTCATCCGCTTGATTTTGTAGAAGAAGTAGCGCTCACTTTTTATGAAGCAAAGGTAGGTTGTTTACCTATCGTTTCTGGAGGAAAACTAGTAGGAATTGTGACAACAACTGATTTACTCTACACATATATAGAACTGACTGGTGCCACTGAACCTGGCTCCAAAATTGAAATTCGAGTTAGCGATACTCCTGGAGTTTTGTTTGAAATAACGAAAATTTTCAATCTCCATCATGCCAATGTCCAAAGCGTTTTAGTATATCCTGATTCTGAAAATACACAAAATAAAATTTTAAGCGTCCGAGTTAAAACTTTAAATCCACTTGCTATCATAGAGGAACTTCGCCAAGAAGGATTCGACGTGTTATGGCCTAATTTACCAGGTGTTTCTTTAAAATGA
- a CDS encoding GNAT family N-acetyltransferase — translation MEHKKTFFSVTKETKHGTVYVEGPVPPEKLATYTFHEGLVAFRPPKQQQQAILEIAGLPEGRIIIIRNNDIIVGYVTYLYPDPLERWAEDKIDNMIELGAIEVIPDYRGTGAGKALLAVSFMGDEMEDYLVITTEYYWHWDLKGTGLNVWDYRKMMERMMSSVGFEYFATDDPEITSHPANCLMAREGKRVPPETMERFDRLRFRNRFMY, via the coding sequence ATGGAACACAAAAAGACTTTTTTTTCTGTTACAAAGGAGACAAAGCATGGTACTGTTTATGTGGAAGGGCCTGTTCCTCCAGAAAAATTAGCTACATATACATTCCACGAGGGATTAGTTGCCTTTAGACCCCCAAAGCAACAACAGCAAGCCATCTTAGAAATTGCTGGGCTTCCTGAAGGGCGTATTATTATTATTCGAAATAACGACATTATTGTAGGCTACGTCACCTATTTATATCCTGATCCGCTTGAACGGTGGGCAGAGGACAAAATCGATAATATGATTGAATTAGGTGCGATTGAGGTCATTCCTGACTATCGTGGAACAGGTGCTGGTAAAGCATTGCTAGCGGTGTCCTTTATGGGAGATGAAATGGAGGACTACCTTGTTATAACAACTGAATATTATTGGCATTGGGATTTAAAAGGTACGGGATTAAATGTATGGGATTACCGCAAAATGATGGAGCGAATGATGAGTTCCGTTGGCTTCGAGTATTTTGCTACAGATGATCCTGAAATTACATCACATCCTGCTAATTGCCTTATGGCACGGGAGGGTAAACGAGTGCCCCCTGAAACAATGGAAAGGTTCGACAGGCTTCGTTTTAGAAATCGCTTCATGTATTAA